The following coding sequences are from one Streptomyces sp. NBC_01294 window:
- a CDS encoding type II toxin-antitoxin system VapB family antitoxin: MAKTVIDINEEALALAAEALGTTTKKDTVNAALEEIGARVRRQRALEALIRLDEEGAFDKGREPGFKEEVRGPWGS; the protein is encoded by the coding sequence ATGGCCAAGACCGTCATCGACATCAACGAGGAAGCGCTCGCGCTCGCCGCGGAAGCCCTCGGGACCACCACGAAGAAGGACACGGTCAACGCAGCGCTCGAGGAAATAGGAGCGCGAGTCCGAAGGCAGCGAGCCCTGGAGGCCCTCATCAGGCTCGATGAGGAGGGCGCCTTCGACAAGGGTCGGGAGCCCGGGTTCAAGGAGGAGGTGCGGGGGCCGTGGGGGAGCTGA
- a CDS encoding PIN domain nuclease codes for MGELTEGAFLIDTSAANRITLPGPFSTWRPALAAGRVGMCAATEVEALYSARSPAQYAQMRQAFADLYVWHEIPDDVWLRVRAAQSTLAEAGCVRSAGVVDLVLAVTAARHRLTLLHYDRDFETLAKHIDLRTRWLAEPGSID; via the coding sequence GTGGGGGAGCTGACCGAGGGCGCCTTCCTGATCGACACCTCCGCCGCGAACCGGATCACCCTCCCCGGTCCGTTCTCCACCTGGCGGCCCGCGCTGGCCGCCGGGCGCGTCGGCATGTGTGCGGCGACCGAGGTCGAAGCCCTGTACTCCGCGCGGTCGCCCGCCCAGTACGCGCAGATGCGGCAGGCGTTCGCCGATCTGTACGTGTGGCATGAGATCCCGGACGACGTGTGGCTCAGGGTCCGGGCCGCGCAGAGCACCCTGGCCGAAGCCGGGTGCGTGCGCTCCGCGGGCGTCGTCGACCTGGTCCTGGCGGTCACCGCCGCGCGCCACCGCCTGACGCTGCTGCACTACGACCGGGACTTCGAGACGCTCGCCAAGCACATCGACCTGCGCACCCGCTGGCTGGCCGAGCCGGGTTCCATCGACTGA